Within the Planctomycetota bacterium genome, the region CGGGCGTCAGGATCATCGAGGCGAACCCGACGCAACTCAGCCGGGCAAGCGGGTCCTTGCTCCGCGCGGCGACCGTGAGCATCGACATCACCAGCAGGAGATACATGCCCATCATCGCCCACGCCCCGAGCAAACCCCATCGGTTCACGATCACGGCAAAAATCATGTCGTTGTGGCGTTCGGGCAGGCGGTTGTAGCGGACGATCGTCTCGGCCGCATCGCGGCCGTAACCCGAGACACCGCCGGCCCCGATGAGCGTCATTGCTTTGTCCTGCTGGTACGCGGCGTCCTGAACGTAGCGGTCGTCGTCCATCGCCAACGATACCATCGACTTGATCCGCATCTGCTGGTGCGGCTTGAGCAGCTGCAGATCGGGTGGCGCGTAAAACACGATCGCGACGTTCACGCCGATCGCCAGCACGCCTAGCGCGACGATCGACCCCAGATGCCACAGCTTCGCTCCCGCCGCGATGAGCATCACCAGTAGCGTCGGCCCGAAGACCAGCGCGACGCCCAGGTCGGGCTGCTTGAGGATCAGCAGCACAGGGACGAGCATGATCCCAAACGGCACGAGCAGCCCCAACAGGGTGCGGTGATTTTCACGGAAGCGCAGGTACCACGCCAGGCTTAGAACGAAGAACACCCGCGCGGCCTCGCTGGGCTGAAAGTTCATCAGGCCCAGGTTGATCCACGACGTCGCGCCGTTGATCCGTGGGACCAACCCACGCGGCACGAAAGGCAGGATGACGAACACCAGCAGGATCAGACAGAACACGAACCCCGGGTACGCGATCGCGCCGAGCAGGCGCGCGCTGGGCAGCATGAACAGCACCATGACGATCAAGGCGAGCGGTACCCATTGCGTCTGTTTACTTGCGTAGTACGGCGAGACCGTGTCGATCGCGGCGACGCCCATGGCCGTGAGCGCGAGCGCCGCGGCCAGCGCGTACCACCCGGCGTGCGGACGGAAAACGTCGGACAGCCAGGCGAGCAATGCGTTCACGGCGCGTCTTCCGCGGGTGTCGGCAGGTAGCCCTCGACCTGGCAGGCGCGGATGAGTTGGTTTGCGATCGGCCCGGCCGTCTTGCCGCCGGACCAGCCGTGCTCGACCAGTACGACGACGCCGATGGTCGGATCGGTTTCGCCGTCGGGCTTCGCGAGCGCGACGACCCAGGCGTGGGCGCCTTGCTGCACAATGCCGCCGAGTTCGTCGACCAGCCCGTCGCCGTTGGTGTCGGATTTTTCGACGGTGGGCGAACACTGGGCCGAGCCGGACTTGGCGTAGACCGTGACGCCGGGCACGTTGAAGATCGGCCGGCTCGGGCCGTAGTCGCCGAGGTTGAGCCGGTACGTCGTGCCGCTGACCACGTCGCCGTTGCGGCCCTCGTTGGCGGACTTCCACATGCCTTCACGGACGACTCGGATCGCGGGATCAGGAATCGGCAGCGTGCCTTCGGGCCGCGATGCGCGACGGACGAAGCTGGGCTTGATCGCTTCGCCGCCGCGGAAGAGCGTGGCGTACGCGTTGAGCACCTGCAGCGGCGTCATCGTGATCTCGCCTTGCCCGATGCAGGACATGTTGGCCAACCCCACCGCGTTGCTGCCGCGTGGATCAAACAGGTGGCCGGGGCGTTCGTCCATCGACAGGTCGAGCGTCCGGCCCGCGCCCAACGACGTGAACCATCCGTGCACTCGTTCGGGACGCAAACGCTGGCCGAGCACGCCGAAGAACACGTTCGAGCTGACCTTGACCGCGGCCGCGCCGTCGATCTCGCCGAAGTTCAGGCCCGGCTGGGAGCGGTGGATCCAGTCTTGAAAGATCGTCGGCCGGCTCTCGTAGAGGTAGCCTCGTGAGCAGTCGATCTTTGCCCCCGGGGCGTGCACCCCTTCGGCGATCGCCGCGGCGAGGATCAGAGGCTTGGCGGTCGACCCCGGTTCGCGCGGGTAGGCGGTGGGACGGAACGTCATCGGCTCGAACGTGAAGTCGGCGAGCAGTTCCGTCCGGCGGGTGGTCAGGTCGTCCAGCGTCACGCCGGGCACGCTCACGGCCGCGAGCACCTCACCGGTTTTGAGGTCCATGACGACCGCCGCGCCGTTGAGTTTTGTGCCCACCGGCATCGGTGCTTTTTCGCCCAGCCACGGCTGGGTCTGCATCAAACCGACGCGGTCGTCGTGCGACATGATGGCTTGGGCGCGGGCCTGCAGGCGGTGATCGATCGTGAGCGTTACGTCGCGGCCCGCGACCGGCGGGATTTCATTGACCGTGTGCTCGGCGTCGAGGCGTTTGACGACCCGGCCTCGGCTGCCGCGTAGCGTCATTTCCTCGGCCCGCTCCACGCCGAACGCCCCGACGCGATCACCCGCCCGGTAACCGCCCAGTTCTTCGACCCACTGTTCGTGCGCGATCTCCCGTAGAAACGGCCGCTGCGTCCACAGCCGGTCTTCGGTGTAGATCGGTCGGAGCTGTCCAAGGATGTGCATCGCTACACCCGGCACCGTTAGCGTCGCCGGTTCGTCCGACGCCAACGGCGCGGGGAAGCTCGAACGGTCCAGCCGCAGCGTCACCGTCTCCAGCGGGTACCGCCGGTGCTTCGCGCGGACGGGGCGGACCTCTAACCAGAACGCGCTAGGCGGCGGCGTGGCCGTGACGCGATAGCCCCGGCTGGTCTCGCGGCGCCACGTCGGGGCTTCTCGCTCAGCGTCCGCGATGAAGTCGCCCAACTCCCGGATCGATGACTCGGCGACATCGAATAGCACCGCGTGGTGCTCGTGCTGCTCCCGGACTTCCATGTAGGCCTCGGCCGCGCTCACGTCTTCCTGCAACTCGGCCATCCGCCGCTGCCGGTTCGCCTCGGTGACCCGCGCGGCGATCCGTTCGGTTCGCTGCACGATGGACGAACGCACCTCCTCGAGCTCCTCGCGCCGCGTCCCCCCCAGATCGGCCAGCAACTGCCACGCACCCTCTGCGACTTCGGAGTAATTCGCCACATGAGCCGCGATCGCCGCGTCTTTCTCGGAAACCCCCAGCTCCTTCCACGCCGCCCCCAGCTCCACCCGCGCCGCTGCCTCGGCCATGTCCTGTACCCACTGCTGGGTGAGCGCCCGGTAGTCCACTTCCACGTTCCAGCCCGGCTCGTCGACCGCGAGCACCACGCCCGTCCGGTCCAGGATCCGGCCCCGCACCGTGGGGATGTACGTGGTGGTTTGCAGCGGCCGCTCGGCCTTGGCCCGCCGTTCGTGGTGGCGGTCGCCGGTGGTCAGCGAAGCCGTCTTGAGCCCCAGCCCCGCGAGCAGGAAGAACGACAAAAAACCCAGCAGCGTCAGCCGCCGGTGGAACATGCT harbors:
- a CDS encoding FtsW/RodA/SpoVE family cell cycle protein, whose product is MNALLAWLSDVFRPHAGWYALAAALALTAMGVAAIDTVSPYYASKQTQWVPLALIVMVLFMLPSARLLGAIAYPGFVFCLILLVFVILPFVPRGLVPRINGATSWINLGLMNFQPSEAARVFFVLSLAWYLRFRENHRTLLGLLVPFGIMLVPVLLILKQPDLGVALVFGPTLLVMLIAAGAKLWHLGSIVALGVLAIGVNVAIVFYAPPDLQLLKPHQQMRIKSMVSLAMDDDRYVQDAAYQQDKAMTLIGAGGVSGYGRDAAETIVRYNRLPERHNDMIFAVIVNRWGLLGAWAMMGMYLLLVMSMLTVAARSKDPLARLSCVGFASMILTPATINIGMCLGVMPITGITLPFVSYGGSSLLFSFAIVGLVMNFASRKPRAMARPSFEFDHADAIYQ
- a CDS encoding penicillin-binding transpeptidase domain-containing protein, translated to MLRRIIPSMFHRRLTLLGFLSFFLLAGLGLKTASLTTGDRHHERRAKAERPLQTTTYIPTVRGRILDRTGVVLAVDEPGWNVEVDYRALTQQWVQDMAEAAARVELGAAWKELGVSEKDAAIAAHVANYSEVAEGAWQLLADLGGTRREELEEVRSSIVQRTERIAARVTEANRQRRMAELQEDVSAAEAYMEVREQHEHHAVLFDVAESSIRELGDFIADAEREAPTWRRETSRGYRVTATPPPSAFWLEVRPVRAKHRRYPLETVTLRLDRSSFPAPLASDEPATLTVPGVAMHILGQLRPIYTEDRLWTQRPFLREIAHEQWVEELGGYRAGDRVGAFGVERAEEMTLRGSRGRVVKRLDAEHTVNEIPPVAGRDVTLTIDHRLQARAQAIMSHDDRVGLMQTQPWLGEKAPMPVGTKLNGAAVVMDLKTGEVLAAVSVPGVTLDDLTTRRTELLADFTFEPMTFRPTAYPREPGSTAKPLILAAAIAEGVHAPGAKIDCSRGYLYESRPTIFQDWIHRSQPGLNFGEIDGAAAVKVSSNVFFGVLGQRLRPERVHGWFTSLGAGRTLDLSMDERPGHLFDPRGSNAVGLANMSCIGQGEITMTPLQVLNAYATLFRGGEAIKPSFVRRASRPEGTLPIPDPAIRVVREGMWKSANEGRNGDVVSGTTYRLNLGDYGPSRPIFNVPGVTVYAKSGSAQCSPTVEKSDTNGDGLVDELGGIVQQGAHAWVVALAKPDGETDPTIGVVVLVEHGWSGGKTAGPIANQLIRACQVEGYLPTPAEDAP